In the genome of Oncorhynchus nerka isolate Pitt River linkage group LG4, Oner_Uvic_2.0, whole genome shotgun sequence, the window cacacacacacatatttatacACACACGTGTATGTTTacatcccttcaaatgagtggattcgcctatttcagccacaccgttgctgacaggtgtataaaatcaagcacacagccatgcaatctccatagagaaacattggcagtaaaatggcccttactgaagagatcagtgactttcaacgtggcaccgtcaatttctgccctactagtgctgccccggtcaactgtgagtgctgttattgtgaagtggaaacgtctaggagcaacaacggttcagccgtgaagtggtaggcttCCCACAGCCAGCATGTGTATAGGCAATAGACctagtaccacacacacactgtgggttACATTTAGGGCTTCAGTCAACATTGGCAGGTTGATATGAATGATTATTCCCATGTATTCTCTGACCTTGGGTGTGACAATGTTCTCTACTTATATGTTAGTTATTAAGCCAGTTACTGGGGCAGCTTCCTGGGCAcaaattaagcctagtcctggagaAAAAGGAAGCTCAATGGAGGCTtcgtctgtgtctgggaaactgcccTTTTGTTTAGGGAACACTGAGGATGTCTAAAGTCTTGTAGGGACATATGTTCCTGAAGGTGCACGTTGACTCACATCTGcctggatgatgatgatgtcctGGTCTTTATCCACCTGCAGCTGGGGGATGACGGGCAGCGCATCCTGCGACTCGGACATGGCCATAACTACAGCCAGCGCCGCCTCCTCCTCCGCCTCCATCTTCTCCTTGCACTTCTGGTGTTGCGTCACGTCCTCGCTGTACAttcccacctctccccctcctcccggcCCGTCCCCAGCCCGCTCCGGCGACAGCACGGCCACCTCCGACTGGAACGTGACGGTGGTGGTGTCGCCGGCAACGGGCAAAGATGCTTCCAGGAGGTCTTCCATGGAGGAGTTGAGCTCAGCAGAGGCGTCCAGTCCACGGAACTTCTCTTCCACCGGGGTGAAGCAGCTGTCCTCGCTGCTGATGAGGGTGGTGGCACCCCCCATGTGGCCCCCTGTGGAGGGGCCTTCACCTCCGGAGGCGCTGGTGGAGAGGCTGGGCTTTTCCCCTTGGAGGTCCAGCATCATGCCCATCTTGGAGGCTCTTGGAGTGGGCGAGGTGCAGAGGGTCTTGGCCCCCTCGGAGGGGGTGGGTCGGGAGGGCTTTGGTCTGTGGATCTGGCTGGAGGGGAGGGGTCGGGCCTGGGTGAAACAGGGGGAGGGGAGCTGCTTCTCTGGGTCCTTGTTGCTGAAGGGCTTCTGCTGGGGAAACCTGCGCTGGGAGCCTGGAGAGCAGGAGGAAGCAGAGGGGGCAGTTGACGCTAGCTTACTGGGGACAAAGCTCTGGGGCCGGGGTTTGGTACTGCTGTCAGGTCCtgggaaggaggggggagggtGGGAGGCGGAGGGCGAGGGGAGGCTGGGGGCTTGACTGGTAGGCGTAGAGTTCAGGCACTGGCTGAGGGGGCGGTTACGCGCCTGAACGGGGGGCTTTTGGTGCTCGGCCAGGGCCCCACCGCACGTGGAAGTGGCCATATTGGGACGCCCAGCGCTAGTGGAGATGGCCGCTAACCTCTCACTTATATCCTCAGGACTCGCTCCCACGTTGCCGGAGaaacctctccctcccttcccactGGTCATCTGGACTGTATGCGTCGGGGTGTTGCTCTCGGTCACGTTGGGCGAGTTCTGAGGTGCGGAGGGCTCAAGGAAGGCGGCGTTGGCCCGTTGGTGCGCCTCGCTGGCGCTGTGCTCCATGTTCTCCAGGCCCAGGTTGATGGCGTCCAGGATGTCCATCTCCTCGGCAATGGCGAGCAGGCGGCGGCGCATGCGGGCGTAGTGCGTGGAGCTGGTGACGCTTAGCATGTCCAGGAGCTTGACGAAGACGTGCGGCACGCGGGCCACCATGCGCGCGGCGCTCAGGAACACACGGCGAGACAGCTTGCCCACCATAGAGTGGGAGTTGTCGATGGACTGCAGCGAGAAGCTCAGTAGGGGGAGCAGCTTCTGATACCTGGACAGAGGAACATGAGAAGGACAACTTAAAAGGCTGTAgcttcctattccctatagtacaCTCTCTTGCAATAAAATCACTGTGTGAGATATAAAGACATGATTCAAGGAAGTGTTATCGAGACCAGAGTGTGGTCATCACGAGTCTCCATATTTTAATTACCATAATATCAGCAACATTAAAAACAGACCAAactagcctcccgggtggcgcagtggtctaaggcactgcaccgccaccagagactctgggttcgagcccagccTCTGTCAGAGCCGGCCACGACCAGaaggcccatggggcggcgcacaattggcctagcatcgtccgggttagggagggtttggccggcagggattgtctcatcgcgcactagcgactcctgtggcgggccaggcgcagtgtaCGCTGACCAGGttgctaggtgtacggtgtttcctccgacacattggtgcggctggcttctgggttggatgcacgctgtgttaagaatcagtgcggcttggttgggttgtgtttcggacgACGCAtgtctctcgaccttcgcctctcctgagtccgtgcgggagttgtagcgatgagacacgACAGTAacgactaacaattggataccacaaaattggggagaaaaaggaggtAAAAAAACAGACCAAACTACTGAATTACAAGCTACAAACCAGAACACCATTTTTAATAAAgtttgtagtgtttattaatAGCAATGTCCAAAGAATCCATAATAGCACATTAGGCGCCTTAATGAACTTCCCAAGCATTCAGAGTAATGGGcctggctctcgaccttcgttaTGTATCCAAGGCTACGCACTCAAACATACAAGGTTTTGACTTTGTCTAGGTGATCGAGGCTATACCAGGACAAGGTCACCATCTCAATGCTGTGAGCTCAAGGCTACGTGACTACAAGATCCAAACTACTAAGTCAGGGAAATATCACTGGGCACAACACTCATCCCTGTGgcactcctctacctctcccaggGAGTCAGACTCGAGTCAGCAGCAAGGTGAATCAGGCTATACAAGAACAAGTCTATAAGACGATAAGATTGCATACCTATCCCCCAGGGTCTGAGACTGGTGCCAGTCCCCTCCAGAGACGATGTGTGGGTAGAACTCAGCAGGGAACTCCAGCAGGAGCCTGTCAATCAGACACAGACGGCCCAGCAGGGCCTGCCAGTTATTGGCCTCCGTCTGGGGCCCCAGGATGCAGTTCAGGACATAGTCCACCCCGCCAATACCAATGGACcctgagagagatggataggaagAGACGCTTACAGCGAGTTGCCAGTTGGATGTCGAGGACCGAGGCACCTGGGCATTAATGGCCAGATGGATATTGAGTATTAAACAAGTGGCATATTTACTGTTGTTGagaaggggaaaaaaacactGAAGACATCAGATAGTCAAAGTCTCATATATAAATTCTGGTGAGTATGTGATATGGGGAGAGGACTACATTTCCACTGATAACCCAGAGGGGCTGCATGGTATTTGTAGCTCTTACCTGCTTTGAGGATCTCTCTACCTACAGCCAGCTCTCCCAGCTGGCCTTTACACAGCTCCAGTAGTGTGGACACCGACAGCTGGCTGGTACGACTGGACAAGCCACAGAATCGACAAAGAGGAACGACACACAGAATGAATGTCCATGCTAGACTGCTAATGGCGATCATTCATACCCATACTTTTATACAGTATGTTATCTCTTGTGGACAGCCTACGTTAACATTCTGACCAAATTAAGCAACATTTTAGTTCTGCCTTAAACGACATTATACAGTGTGcaacatagacctactgaaaTGAGACAGGAATCATGGAAATCAGTTGACTAACAGTATTATTATACCACAAGTAAAGGTTCCCATATTTGAGTCAGTTCTTggagatatacagtatatcatggaAATTCATATCTGGACCTGGAAGCCATTTCCACTGCTgattttcattgttcccctctgatcagtgactgatttagacctgagacaccaagtgggtgcaattaattatcaggtagaacagaaaaccagcagcaCTCCAGACCTTCAGGCTCAGATATGAATATTCCCAATAGAACTCACCACTGATCATACTGGGAGAAACATAACAAGTCCTGTATTCTCCACCTGAGGGCACTAGCTACAAGCAGTTGTCGTCAGGCTCCCATATCTATCCCACTCTGAAGTTTCAGACCGACTTTACCTGTTGGCGTCGGCACATTTGACCAGGATGGTCTCCACCACGGACCGGAGCAGCTGCTGCAGGCGCGAGCGTTCAGACACGGAGTGGCAGGGCGTGTACACCAGCATGGCCCGCAAGGTTTTCTACAACAAGGGGGTGAGAGGCCAGGGTTCACATTAACACTTtaaacatacagtcagtactaCAAACACTATCCCTAGTCCTGTGTGTGGAACATGGGTAAATACAAGAACAGTGATAGTGAATGTGACAACAATATCGTCCAGTCTAAAGTATAATAACTTACTATCAACTATGAGTTTTAAATACTTTATATaaagcccccccccaaaaaaaaaatgttgggcCCTACATGACTAAACCAAACACGGGAAATGCTGAGACTGAAAGTTGCGTAAAAACAAttcaaattaaaaaataaatgcgCAACACAAGAACTCTTGGAGCCCAAATGTAACACTAATAAGGCGGTTGGGGAAATTGCGCTTTCGACCCAGTCGAGTTACGACCCAGTCTATTCCTGTGAGAATATGTCCACCTGGGCCTGACCACAAGGTCATAAGAGACCCTCTGTGGCCTCGGCTGGAGGTGGAGGGCACTTGGTGGTGCTCCCcccaggagaggggtagaggtgctGGGTTACAGGCGGTGCAGCCTGACCCTTACtcccagagagagaagaggtgtggGGAGTGGTGACTGATAGAGCGTTGCATTGGAATGCTGCccagagaccgatagagagaaagggactcagactctttctccccctccctccctcaggcaGACAAGGCTACTCCTTCCTCCAACCACCTCATCCCACTCACTCACAAATCACTcaaacacaccactacatacacgCATgcagtccctccctctccctcaaccTCCATTACTACATTCTCCACAGCCTACTCTACTCTCAGGAGAGACGGATCATATCAATAAACAAGCATTTTAgcaaaacaaacaaaacttcCAAAGGGGAAGCCACATCACATGGTATGACAAGGCAAGAAAATAGGACCCCATCAAAGTTATTGTAATGGTGGCTCTGGCATTTTCACTCGTTACAAGGTCCTAGGTAGTGTGCACGTAGCTAACGACTGAGCACACTTTCTAAGGCTGACTCAAACAAAGTAGGCTTTTCAAAACGGCAATTTAAGTCGATTTTTGTCCCACTCTTCCAACTCTGGTTGTGCCCATGGTATTTTTAGTCCACTCCCCGCCATTACCAACATCCCCTGCTTTGTCTTAAACGAAGAATACAACAGACGCCAAAAGTCTGTCTGCTGCTAAACACGCTGGAAAGCCCCCAGAGGAGACAGAACCCTTTTTGTTTTCCATAACCACAGCTCTGCTGAAGCAAAGTGCCGCAGGGGGAAATGTCAAGCTCCCCAGAGGttctgcagtttttttttttttttttttaagccacCAATAAATATTGTTCTCTAAAAGAGACGAAGTAGAAGAAATTCGGCTCGGAGGAGTGAAAAAAAGAGACGCTCAATCTGTCCCTGGAGAATCCCTGCTAGTTTGACTTCAGGACTAGCCAGGCTAGCTTGTTGTTGAAGTGGACTTTAGGACAATTCAAGACCCgtggtgtgagagagataggCCAAGAGGTGAAAGCGGAGATCGGGTAGGGCCAACTAATCAATTCCTGAGTACCGTTAACAATACGGTTCATGTGTTCAGCACCGGGTTCATGGCAATGAGCTGAAGTTACTTGACCCTCTATGCATTGCAATCACTGTgtacatgcagtacagtgtaccaTTTGTCTTTGAAGTGATGGTGATTCCTGGAAGACAAACGTTTTGGAAGCGCTGTTTATGGTCGGGGCTTCAGACTTTATGGGGCCAAAATGCTTTCCTTGACAGCTGGAGTATGGTACAGTCATATTTAAGAAAATAAGGTACTAAAACACTCACACTGCTCTTTTTACTAGTACCAACTTCGCTGATAACTATTTAATTATcagctatgactgtgatatgtggttgtcccacctagctatcttaagatgaatgcaggAACTgttaagtggctctggataagaccatctgctaaatgactaaatgttGAGTCTCACCAGTGCAGCCACGTAGACCTTGTAGACAGGGTCAGCACACACCATGGAGAGGACACTACAGCATGACTCCACCACCACGTCACCCGACACCTCAGAGCAGCCCGCCCCGGCCCCTAGCCCCGCCCCCGGCCAGGAGCGTTCACCATTGGCCAGGAGGAGCGCGCCGCTGACGTCATGCGACAGCCGCCGCAGGGCCATCTCCCTGATGTTCCAGTTCCTGGAGAACAGACAACCCACCACCTCCATGCCAAACACCTtgggaggacagagacagtaaATTAGTCTGAAAGGAATATGGCACTGATCGGATAGAGACACAAGTACACGTAAACCCCTCTTTGTAGGCAAAGGGAAAGGAATAGTCCCAAAAATGCAAGCTCAAAAGGTTATTCAAGAATTTGAAAGTATAAGACAGGATCCCTACATTATAGACCCCCACGTCCATCTTCCCACCCCTCTCACCTTTATCCAAGGCTCAGCAAGTTCTTTGTACGTCTGGGGGATCTGCTGGACCCCGTATTGGGGCAGGGTGAAGTCCCCCTCCTGGGACGATGACCCCCCTCTTGAACCCCCTTCACTGTGGGACGAGGACGCTGCCGCATTCTCCATGGAGACAGATGAGGGGTCATGGCTGCCAAGAAAGAAGCCAAAGTCAGTCTGAGCTTTTAGCGACTTTTGGGGGACTCAAAATGGTGGTGGTAGACAGGTAACTAGACTAAGTTTGAATTGTAGTTCTGAGCATTTGATATTACAATCAAGAATGGCCACGAATATGCTGATTCAGGCTTGGTCAGAATTCAGGAGTATACTTTCAGAATATAATGAAATGGAAGGGGGGGGAATCATATTCTAAAGACACCAGGAATCAACCCAGCAAAACCGGAAAATTAGATAGCGGGTCATCATAAttgcaaacaaacaaaaaaacgtaGAAAAACAACTGGGTACAATTTCAGGGCGGAGGGGGTAACAGATACTTTGACAGTATTCATGTCTTaagggggaaaaaacaacaacagctaTCATTTCATTCCCAGGCAGAAGCACAAAACAAGGGCTGGTGCCTGGCTGTCTGGCTCACATAACCGCACTGTGGAGGGGATCGAGCTTACGACAAACCTACGAACACAGGTGCGCACACTAACATACGTGTGCATACTCACACACACGGCACCAAGTTCAAAGAAGTTCTTGAGGCTAGTGTATTTAGCATGTACTTATGGTACGAAATGGGCTCATTCAGGGATAAGTAACATTATACACCACTAGAGCATTCAGATAAACATTGTGGAGACATTAAAATGTCTATAGTTTTTAGTTCTATAATGCTTTACAGTGGCTGGTTGTAAGAGTTGAGAGCTAAGGGAATGGTGATGTGTGTGGGGTGAGTGTCGaatggtgatgtgtgtgtgtgtgtggggggggctgcGTCTCGAATGGTGATGTGTGGGGGGGTATATATGATGGGGCTGTTGACACTGGTATTCCTGAACTCCCAATCTGGGCTCAGTTGTTGGCTTCTATTAAGCTTTAAGTGGAATGGCTCTGGCACACTGCGTTAGCGTAGCCCTGTTTGACCTAGCATGATATAGCCTAGCGCACCACTAACATGCTAATGTGATGTTCTGGCACACTGCGTTAGCGTAGCCCTGTTTGACCTAGAATGATATAGCCTAGCGCACCGCTAATGTGATGGCTCTGGCACACTGTGTTAGCGTAGCCCTGTTTGACCTAGAATGATATAGCACCACTAACATGCTAATGGGAGACTAGTtgggatcaaggcaaagatgaacggagcaaagtacagagagatccttgatgaaaacctgctccagagtgctcaggatctcagaaggttgaccttccaacaggacaacgaccctaagcacacagccaagacaacgcaggagtggcttcgggacaagtccttgagtggcccagacagagcccggaattgaatccgatctctggagagacctgaaaatagctgcgcagcaGCGCTCGCCATCAAACCTGACTgagcttgaggggatctgcagagaagaatgggagaaactccccaaatacaggtgtgccaagcttgtagcgtcatacccaagaagacttgaggctgtaatcgctgccaaaggtgcttcagcaaagtactgagtaaaggtacTGAATAGTTATGGAAATGTAacatcagttttttatttttaaaatgtctaaaaacctgtttttgttttgccattatggggtattgtgggtagattgagggggaaatacattttaaaataaggcagtaacgtaacaaaatgtggaaaaggggaaagggcctgaatactttccgaatgcactgtagcgtAGCCTGTGACGTAGCCTGCAATGAATCCACAGACTCATTGTGCAGTTCCAAATCCCTAACACTTTATGAGCTTATAAACAGCTTATAAACCATTCAATTGTTAGCTAACTGTTAGTTAACCATAACTCGCATTCAGCTTGCATGAGATTTGTGAAGCTCCACAGCTGTTCTGTCATCTCAGACGAGGCAGGTGTTTCCTTTCCTCTCAGACACAAATATAGTGAAGCCGCTTCCCCCGTCTTTCACACAACAATACCAGATACCAGCTGGTGCGCTGTCAAATCattccccctcccccatcccaggagtctTTCCAGGAGTTACTAGTTCCTAGCCCACACAAACGCATGTTAAAATTACCTGTAAAAATCATGGGACTTCCACTTGGCTCTACAGAGGGGGCAGATGAGCGTCTCGTGGTTCCGCCGGCATTCCTCAGCCCCTGCGAGACAGAAAGACGGTCCAACAGAATTAGCTCTCCCCCAGTTTAGAAAAAAGGACAATGCACTGACTGGCTGTCAAGGAAGTCAATGCGCCAATAAAATGGAGCAACAATTAGACTggagtttagagagagagaagagggctaGGGCCTCGGCACGAACGTGGCAGACTATCGAGAGGgctgtatagggctgtgtgtgtaatgGGAGTAAGTGGAGTGGCCTGTGGTGGTGCTTGCTGGACTATAAAACCTTCATGGATGACTGCATGGAGTCACTAAATGTCAGACGAGTCCATTTCTGAGGCCGGGCCACAGAGACCCAGGTCTTAAGCAGTCAGTCGGTCGATGTTAGGGGAGGTCGCTAACGGCTCGGAGCCTATTAGAATTTCCCCCTTCACAGAGTCAGCCTCTGTTTGACGAGGTGTGGGGTGAATAAACATGTATTTTGAGAGAAGCTGATACAGTGAAATGGCACTAAAATAGACAGAGTAGAAGCTCTGAAAGTCTTGTTTTCACTCAGTGCTTTTCTTCACCAGTTGAAGTAGTTGGTGTACAGTGGTAGTGCCATAATAGATATATATGTGCATAGTGTTCCTAAAAGCAACTACAACAGAATACCATATGCCCCTCAAATAGAAAAATCTGGACCTTGATGCCAGTTTAACTGCTTTTTAAAAAAGTATTCTTCCCCTCTAAATCAGGGacggatttagacctgggacaccaggtgagtgcaattaattatctggtagaacagaaaaccagcagtactcaGGACCTCGTAGAGTCAGATTTCAATACCCGCCTTATGAACTAACCCCAAGTGTTACTGGGGTAAAACTATTTTGACAATGTCAGAGCTCACCTTGGCTTAGATGACACGAACCATATTACACTGTACACGCGTCAAAAGTATAAATGAGTTGAACTtctgatagtgtactgtagtactcACTGACATGCAGTCTTCTGATAGCGTACTGTAGTACTCACAGACATGCAGTCTTCTGATAGCGTACTGTAGTACTCACAGACATGCAGTCTTCTGATAGCGTACTGTAGTACTCACAGATAGACATGCATTTTCTGATAGCGAACCGTAGTACTCACAGACATGCATCTTCTGATAGCGAACCGTAGTACTCACAGATATGCAGTCTTTTGATAGCGTACTGTAGTACTCACAGATAGACATGCAGTCTTTTGATAGCGAACCGTAGTACTCACAGATAGACATGCAGTGGTGGTGCAGCTTGTTCCTGCAGCCTTCCTCACACACAGTCAGACTCTCCTCATCCAGCATGTCCAACAGACAGATAGGACACATCTGCTCCTCTTCATCCTTCAGactactgacagagagagacagaaggggtgagagagagaggggggcagagagagaaagagagacacagagagggggatgcagagagatggggaagagaaaaATAAaggacatatacatatatatacatacacactgctcaaaaaaattaagggaacactaaaataacacatcctagatctgaatgaatgaaataatcttaaatacttttttctttacatagttgaatgtgctgacaacaaaatcacacaaaaattatcaatggaaatcaaatctatcaacccatggaggtcgggatttggagtcacactcaaaattaaagtggaaaaccacactacaggctgatccaactttgatgtaatgtccttaaaacaagtcaaaatgaggctcagtagtgtgtgtggcctccacgtgcctgtatgacctccctacaacgcctgggcatgctcctgatgaggtggcggatggtctcctgagggatctcctcccagacctggacagtctgtggtgcaacgtggcgttggtggatggagcgagacatgatgtcccagatgtgctcaattggattcaggtctgggaacgggcgggccagtccatagcatcaatgccttcctcttgcaggaactgctgacacactccagccacatgaggtctagcattgtcttgcattaggaggaacccaaggccaaccgcaccagcatatggtctcacaaggggtctgaggatctcatctcggtacctaatggcagtcaggttacctctggcgagcacatggagggctgtgcggcccccccaaagaaatgccaccccacaccatgactgacccaccgccaaaccggtcatgctggaggatgttgcaggcagcagaacgttctccacggcgtctccagactctgtcacgtctgtcacatgtgctcagtgtgaacctgctttcatctgtgaagagcacagggcgccagtggcgaatttgccaatcttggtgttctctggcaaatgccaaacgtcctgcacggtgttgggctgtaagcacaacccccacctgtggacgtcgggccctcataccaccctcatggagtctgtttctgaccgtttgagcagacacatgcacatttgtggcctgctggaggtcttTGGCAgattggccaacaacctccttccgtcagtaagagcattgaagatgggtcgtggctgggtcttccagcatgacaacgacccgaaacacaaagccagggcaactaaggagtggctccgaaagaagcatctcaaggtcctggagtggcatagccagtctccagacctgaacccaatagaaaatctttggagggagctgaaagtccgtattgcccagcgacagccccgaaacctgaaggatctggagaaggtctgtatggaggagtgggccataATTCCTGcttgcagtgtgtgcaaacctggtcaagaactacaggaaatgtatgatctctgtaattgtaaataaaggtttctgtaccaaatattaagttctgcttttctgatgtatcaaatacttatgtcatgcaataaaatgcaaatgaattacttaaaaaccatacaatgtgattttctggattttttttttagattccgtctctcacagtatgataaaaattacagacctctacatgctttgtaagtaggaaaacctgtcaAATCGTTTgtgtatcaaatactttttctccccactgtatatataaaaataacGGCCAGggcagaaagggaaagagaaatgGATGCTGGACCAATGTGTTAAACCAATGCTTGACCCTCGTTCACATCAAAATCAAAAATTTGACACCACTTATGTTTATACAACTTGGTGGTATTCAAGGGCCTTCTTGCATAATGTTTTACAATACAACATctgtaccctgtgtgtgtgtgtacactaccTGCTGTCGTTGCTCGAGGCGCCAGAGTTGCTGGACGGACAGGACGTGTGGGGGTTGGACATGCGCGACACAAACTTCTGAATGGTATTGCGCGACGGCGCCTTGATGCGCGAGCTGCGGCGATTGTGGTACTTCTGGAACAAGCTCTCCACCTGGAGACAGTGCCACAGTTAGCAGTCGTAGGGAGAAATTTGCCCTagacgctgatcttgggtcagatTGGCATTCTCTCTACTAGTGGTAAAGTATCTACGTATTCAAGTGCATATCTAACGTGCATTCAAGATGGTGCAAGTTATTGAAAGTTAACATAAATTAGAAATATTCTAGCTTTGAAGTTTCTTTGGAAATTGGTCATTACAAAATGGGTTTAGCTAATCATGTATGCCCTTCTCAAACTATTGTTTCAACCTGAAGCATACTGTGCTGGTTTCGGATATCCCCATTTTCACATTGTCCTGGTTTCAGCAACTATGGTGGATCCTTAAACAGGCCAGCACGGTACAGCTCAGTTTGCTCAGCTCAGTAGGGAGAAAGGGGAATTACACAGATTGGTTACAGGGCATGTCAGTTGGTTGC includes:
- the map3k1 gene encoding mitogen-activated protein kinase kinase kinase 1 isoform X1, encoding MATAGSRTSSSGIYESNNSTNVESCLQGNSSTPSLPSSHGKAKSSTGENSQWRRKDLRKVRSVDLDKPESLLLSPETGTAPISAQLHFLSISSPGAVQATLLQKTPHIQQSNSLTDHPLSDKTTNSLSTAAQELLKTSFKNSSDHLSPDNGATVTSIEVNTTQNSRDMESKDTLRGLQKMEDRPEERMIREKLKATCMPTWKHEWLERRSRRGPVVVKPVPLRPDGSEAGCKGAEVGADAPTSSSPQQSRGRRSPSPGPPSSSSSSSGRAGGKPESPGVRRKRASPVPFQSGRVTPPRRAPSPDGFSPYSPEETSRRVNKVMRARLYLLQQIGPNSFLIGGDSPDNKYRVFIGPQTCSCGRGAFCIHVLFVMLRVFQLEPSDPLLWRKTLKNFEVESLFQKYHNRRSSRIKAPSRNTIQKFVSRMSNPHTSCPSSNSGASSNDSSSLKDEEEQMCPICLLDMLDEESLTVCEEGCRNKLHHHCMSIWAEECRRNHETLICPLCRAKWKSHDFYSHDPSSVSMENAAASSSHSEGGSRGGSSSQEGDFTLPQYGVQQIPQTYKELAEPWIKVFGMEVVGCLFSRNWNIREMALRRLSHDVSGALLLANGERSWPGAGLGAGAGCSEVSGDVVVESCCSVLSMVCADPVYKVYVAALKTLRAMLVYTPCHSVSERSRLQQLLRSVVETILVKCADANSRTSQLSVSTLLELCKGQLGELAVGREILKAGSIGIGGVDYVLNCILGPQTEANNWQALLGRLCLIDRLLLEFPAEFYPHIVSGGDWHQSQTLGDRYQKLLPLLSFSLQSIDNSHSMVGKLSRRVFLSAARMVARVPHVFVKLLDMLSVTSSTHYARMRRRLLAIAEEMDILDAINLGLENMEHSASEAHQRANAAFLEPSAPQNSPNVTESNTPTHTVQMTSGKGGRGFSGNVGASPEDISERLAAISTSAGRPNMATSTCGGALAEHQKPPVQARNRPLSQCLNSTPTSQAPSLPSPSASHPPPSFPGPDSSTKPRPQSFVPSKLASTAPSASSCSPGSQRRFPQQKPFSNKDPEKQLPSPCFTQARPLPSSQIHRPKPSRPTPSEGAKTLCTSPTPRASKMGMMLDLQGEKPSLSTSASGGEGPSTGGHMGGATTLISSEDSCFTPVEEKFRGLDASAELNSSMEDLLEASLPVAGDTTTVTFQSEVAVLSPERAGDGPGGGGEVGMYSEDVTQHQKCKEKMEAEEEAALAVVMAMSESQDALPVIPQLQVDKDQDIIIIQADTPETLPGHTKAKQPYREGQEWLKGQQIGLGAFSSCYQAQDVGTGTLMAVKQVTYVRNTSSEQEEVVTALREEIRMMAHLNHPNIIRMLGATCEKSNYNLMVEWMAGGSVSHLLNKYGAFKEAVIINYTEQLLRGLAYLHENQIIHRDIKGANLLIDSTGQRLRIADFGAAARLASKGTGAGEFQGQLLGTIAFMAPEVLRGQQYGRSCDVWSVGCAIIEMSCAKPPWNAEKHSNHLALIFKIASATTAPSIPPQLTPGLRDVTLRCLELQPADRPPSRELLKHPVFRLNW